From one Botrytis cinerea B05.10 chromosome 7, complete sequence genomic stretch:
- the Bcstu1 gene encoding Bcstu1 — MGEKITEDQVANLLAILRTDALIDSKVNQINNIKSSIKQHNVPEPCILSLFEALRIAMSSQHAALVSAGFSTLNHLLTRLSRQEPKYIVKEAARTLPMINDKMGDQREKYRQLAALCLTTFWKNAPIDVERIVKNAGLVGKNSRMKENSMNWIVQMHQEHGMPFKSFVTTLMELLEDADGMVRDTARNTVITLFQNAPNGAKSDLKKQLKNFNVRPAIVSAITSQLISGGAPVVVEPERTEAPMRNPLASSASAMNVSRPATPEVKIEQVDPAYVNTQRELEETFQEMHQWFQDKESEANWFKREQSCTKLRRLNAGNAPSDYHDAFLAGIKSLLDGILKAVNSLRTSLSKEGCSVVQEIARTAGPGLDPMVEILLQNLIKLCGGTKKISSQNGNLTVDIIISGVTYNHRIMQHIWLACQDKNVQPRTYATGWLKTLLKKEAQHKSHVEHSGGLELIEKCIKKGLADANPGVRENMRSTYWTFAQIWPARAELIIEDLEPTQRRLLENSPDNPNAPKKAAAVSSTRPGLGFSKSTTGPPRPSLRETMLAQKKAQMATKTIPTRPGSAMSTFSPTRTVPTKHSSSEVAPTRPHLDATGSRGGLSVAPMRPSKSKRPELAARPATAGPYSVRRTNQASSEANASPSSSTSARPPRSKTPVATSSPQAKRAPIPRPNTSHSSHPTQSHHPTQSTYTSPAAKSASGRVTTASPRLAASPHISSPVRTRTKSVPGLPGPGSSPSRADEDFTMVVPTITGLERIQSDKLPQVFEPSEVRDIKAPVNQPMKVYEDPFSSTDDTTTPGPAVPQSVLEEVPVNEDAINLSRNSISEFDGEGAMNPPMSPDKLKHSTKLLDSGISKIKAKSLDVHGFRKLQAMIRDNKAVWGDGRFPALLLGLFEYLEEPLTNLSPAKVQDVKAQILATVKLMYKNYREYFRPHIAKGFHSILVTRSCYDARAHIVSGLELLADELVTLANPKETIITILNSLSNEEMTLEGCRKFSMGLHILKQTLDIKSDVELEDAEIDSILELAAKCLESKESGVRLDAVVLCVSTHARIGEARFWSGIGGRVSGDPKSLITYYIVKRQRELEVEN; from the exons ATGGGTGAAAAGATCACCGAAGATCAAGTAGCAAACTTGCTGGCAATACTTCGAACAGATGCTTTGATAGACTCCAAGGTCAATCagatcaacaacatcaaatccaGTATCAAACAACACAACGTTCCAGAACCATGCATACTTTCACTATTCGAGGCTTTGCGCATAGCAATGTCGTCGCAGCACGCCGCACTGGTCAGCGCCGGATTCTCTACCCTCAATCATCTCCTCACCAGACTGTCACGCCAGGAACCAAAATACATTGTCAAGGAAGCTGCCCGGACTCTGCCAATGATAAATGATAAGATGGGCGACCAGAGGGAGAAATATAGACAACTTGCTGCGCTATGTCTTACAACGTTCTGGAAAAATGCGCCGATAGATGTAGAAAGAATCGTGAAGAACGCAGGACTGGTAGGAAAGAACTCGAGgatgaaagaaaattcaatgaaTTGGATTGTACAG ATGCACCAAGAGCATGGAATGCCATTCAAAAGCTTTGTAACTACACTAATGGAGCTACTCGAAGATGCCGATGGCATGGTAAGAGATACTGCGAGAAATACTGTCATCACCTTATTCCA AAATGCCCCTAATGGAGCCAAGTCCGATCTCaagaagcaattgaagaatttcaatGTTCGACCAGCGATCGTATCAGCTATCACGAGTCAACTTATATCAGGAGGAGCCCCAGTGGTTGTGGAACCGGAAAGAACTGAAGCCCCTATGCGCAATCCTTTAGCTAGTAGTGCATCTGCGATGAACGTCTCAAGACCAGCAACACCAGAAGTCAAAATTGAGCAAGTAGACCCTGCATATGTGAACACACAAAGAGAGTTGGAGGAAACTTTTCAAGAAATGCATCAATGGTTTCAAGACAAGGAGTCTGAAGCAAATTGGTTTAAGAGAGAACAAAGCTGTACAAAGTTACGGAGATTGAACGCTGGAAACGCCCCAAGCGACTATCATGATGCTTTCCTGGCTGGTATCAAAAGCCTTCTGGATGGTATCTTGAAAGCTGTTAATTCATTGAGAACTAGTCTTTCAAAGGAAGGGTGTAGCGTCGTTCAAGAAATTGCTCGAACTGCTGGGCCTGGACTGGATCCTATGGTCGAAATTCTTCTGCAAAACCTTATCAAACTCTGTGGTGGCACCAAAAAAATCAGTTCGCAGAACGGAAATTTGACggttgatattattatcagCGGCGTTACTTATAATCATCGGATCATGCAGCATATCTGGCTCGCATGCCAAGACAAGAATGTTCAGCCTAGAACTTATGCCACAGGCTGGCTCAAAACATTGCTTAAGAAGGAGGCGCAACACAAGAGTCACGTTGAACATAGTGGAGGCTTAGAACTGATTGAAAAGTGTATAAAAAAAGGTCTAGCCGATGCCAATCCTGGTGTTCGCGAGAACATGAGATCAACCTATTGGACTTTTGCTCAGATATGGCCAGCAAGGGCTGAGTT AATAATCGAGGATCTAGAACCGACTCAGAGAAGACTACTAGAGAATTCTCCAGACAATCCCAATGCGCCAAAGAAGGCAGCGGCAGTCAGTTCGACAAGGCCTGGCCTTGGTTTCTCCAAGAGCACTACTGGACCTCCTAGACCCTCCTTGAGGGAGACTATGTTAGCACAGAAGAAGGCACAAATGGCCACCAAAACTATTCCTACTCGTCCTGGTTCTGCTATGTCAACATTTTCTCCAACAAGGACCGTGCCAACCAAACACTCGTCTTCAGAAGTAGCTCCCACAAGACCTCATTTAGATGCTACTGGATCTCGTGGCGGTCTTTCTGTTGCACCCATGCGACCAAGTAAATCTAAGAGACCAGAACTTGCTGCTAGACCTGCAACAGCCGGACCATATTCTGTAAGAAGAACTAACCAAGCCTCCAGCGAAGCAAATGCCAGCCCTTCATCCTCCACATCCGCAAGACCACCAAGATCCAAAACTCCTGTTGCTACCAGCTCTCCCCAAGCTAAAAGAGCTCCAATTCCGAGACCCAACACAAGCCATTCTAGCCATCCCACgcaatctcatcatccaacccaatccacTTACACAAGTCCTGCAGCAAAAAGTGCATCTGGACGAGTTACGACTGCTTCTCCTAGACTTGCTGCTTCCCCTCACATTAGTAGTCCTGTTAGGACAAGAACTAAGTCGGTACCTGGATTGCCTGGACCTGGATCTAGTCCTTCAAGAGCAGATGAAGATTTTACGATGGTCGTTCCCACGATTACTGGGTTGGAACGGATACAATCTGATAAACTCCCTCAGGTCTTTGAACCATCTGAGGTGAGAGATATCAAAGCTCCTGTCAATCAGCCAATGAAGGTTTATGAAGATCCATTCTCAAGCACAGATGATACTACTACTCCAGGACCTGCAGTTCCCCAGTCCGTTTTAGAAGAAGTGCCTGTGAACGAAGATGCTATAAACCTGTCAAGAAATAGCATTAGCGAATTTGATGGCGAAGGAGCTATGAATCCGCCAATGTCACCGGACAAACTCAAACATAGTACAAAATTACTCGATAGCGGTatctccaaaatcaaagctaAATCTCTAGACGTCCACGGTTTCCGAAAACTTCAAGCCATGATCAGAGATAACAAAGCTGTTTGGGGAGATGGCAGGTTCCCCGCCCTCTTGTTAGgactttttgaatatctcgaAGAACCATTAACAAATCTCTCGCCCGCAAAAGTTCAGGATGTCAAAGCACAAATACTAGCTACAGTCAAACTCATGTACAAAAACTACCGAGAGTATTTCAGACCACATATCGCAAAAGGCTTTCATTCTATTCTTGTAACTAGATCCTGCTATGATGCACGCGCCCATATTGTTAGTGGCCTCGAACTTCTTGCCGATGAGCTTGTTACACTTGCCAATCCCAAAGAGACCATCATTACCATTCTCAACTCCCTCTCCAACGAAGAAATGACATTGGAGGGATGCCGAAAATTTAGTATGGGATTACATATACTTAAGCAGACGTTAGATATCAAGTCAGATGTTGAGTTGGAAGATGCGGAAATTGATAGCATCTTGGAATTGGCAGCAAAGTGTCTTGAGAGCAAGGAGAGCGGAGTGAGACTGGATGCTGTGGTACTCTGTGTGAGTACGCATGCAAGAATTGGAGAGGCAAGATTCTGGAGTGGAATTGGTGGAAGAGTGAGTGGCGATCCAAAGAGCTTGATCACGTACTACATTGTCAAGAGGCAGAGGGAGCTGGAGGTAGAAAATTGA
- the Bcsec62 gene encoding Bcsec62: MDSPDADPQQGPPPGLGQIQFRLQDGSQPSPEQIQIMQQQIAQQAKQQGLSIPDFIAKMNAQNQARLQAQGQQPSPEQIQAMQKQLAQDAEKAGMPVAEFVAKIRAQQAQQQALQQGQQPSPEQIQAMQKQLAQDAEKAGMPVAEFVAKIKAQQAQQQALQQGQQPSPEQIQAMKEKLAQDAAKAGMSVPDFVEKIKADAMAQQQQQREAAMQQQQQQQTQPINPGPPNPAAVALANFLMGQDLKARTCILNGQRKDMFKVKRALRAIQSPAYEKARKKNPLLPEITDRASLENCFKLLPLSLLALRVSKVDPHEGHDHAPGAHNTKRVKGLWTVKIEPQQECKEELHFVWLYEGTQIKQKLYAAGALAIVFAIVMFPLWPMKMRLGVWYLSMGMLGLLGLFFAMAIFRLILFGITMFAVPPGLWLYPNLFEDVGFFDSFRPVWGWQEEKKKSKKKSKSNASASASAIGAAMTGQPAPASATTTGSTAQISTGETTQRNLAPRVEEVFDEE, translated from the exons ATGGATTCTCCAGATGCAGATCCCCAACAAGGGCCACCACCAGGACTAGGTCAAATTCAATTCAGATTACAAGACGGTTCGCAACCAAGTCCCGAACAAATACAGATAATGCAGCAGCAAATCGCTCAGCAGGCAAAACAACAAGGATTATCGATACCTGATTTCATAGCAAAGATGAATGCGCAAAATCAAGCCCGATTACAAGCCCAAGGCCAGCAGCCATCTCCAGAACAAATCCAAGCCATGCAGAAGCAGCTAGCTCAAGACGCTGAAAAGGCGGGAATGCCTGTAGCTGAATTTGTAGCAAAGATTAGGGCGCAACAAGCTCAACAGCAAGCTCTACAACAAGGCCAACAGCCATCTCCAGAACAAATTCAGGCCATGCAGAAGCAGCTAGCTCAAGACGCTGAAAAGGCGGGAATGCCTGTAGCTGAATTTGTAGCAAAGATTAAGGCTCAACAAGCTCAACAACAAGCTCTACAACAAGGCCAACAGCCATCTCCAGAACAAATTCAGGCgatgaaagagaaattggCTCAGGATGCAGCAAAAGCTGGTATGTCTGTACCCGACTTTGTGGAAAAGATAAAGGCGGATGCAATGGCccaacagcagcaacaaaGAGAAGCTGCAatgcaacagcagcagcagcaacaaacTCAGCCAATTAACCCCGGTCCTCCGAATCCAGCTGCTGTTGCTCTCGCAAACTTCTTGATGGGTCAGGACTTGAAAGCAAGAACATGTATCTTGAATGGTCAAAGAAAGGACATGTTTAAAG TGAAACGTGCTCTACGAGCCATTCAATCACCAGCTTATGAAAAAGCTCGCAAGAAGAACCCACTTCTCCCCGAAATTACTGATCGCGCTTCACTCGAAAATTGCTTCAAACTTCTCCCACTTTCTCTCCTTGCACTCCGTGTTTCTAAAGTCGACCCTCATGAAGGTCATGATCATGCCCCTGGTGCTCACAATACAAAGCGGGTGAAAGGACTTTGGACTGTCAAAATTGAACCGCAGCAAGAATGCAAGGAGGAGCTCCATTTCGTATGGCTTTATGAAGGTACACAAATCAAACAGAAATTGTACGCTGCTGGAGCATTAGCGATTGTATTTGCAATTGTCATGTTCCCACTTTGgccaatgaagatgagattggGCGTATGGTATCTAAGTATGGGCATGCTTGGATTATTAGGATTGTTCTTTGCGATGGCAATTTTCAGATTAATTCTGTTTGGTATTACAATGTTTGCAGTACCTCCTGGATTATGGTTATACCCAAATTTGTTTGAGGACGTTGGATTCTTCGATAGTTTTAGACCAGTCTGGGGATGGCAAGAG gagaaaaagaaaagcaagaaaaagtCAAAGTCGAATGCCTCTGCCAGCGCAAGCGCTATTGGAGCAGCAATGACAGGTCAACCAGCTCCAGCATCGGCAACCACGACAGGATCAACAGCACAAATTTCTACCGGAGAAACCACACAGCGAAACCTAGCACCAAGAGTTGAAGAGGTGTTTGATGAAGAGTAA